In Metopolophium dirhodum isolate CAU chromosome 5, ASM1992520v1, whole genome shotgun sequence, the sequence GCTCGTGGTTGCCGACACGCGAGACCATTGGCGCGGACTCGGCTGCTTCGGTCACACCAGGAGCagtggacgacgacgacggtggtgGCTAGCTGTACCCGCGCGGGCAACGATACCGCCCCGACGGTACCACGACGATGGCAGAGCGCACGAAGACGACTCGcaaaggcggcggcggcggagactGAAAAACACAACGGGTGAGCGATACAGCTGAGCTAGGAACAAGGACGTCAGCATCGCCGGACTCGAGGAAACGGATAACGTTTCAGGGTACGGCGATGCGCGACTCCAGGACGGCCACCGGATGGTGACTCGGTCGAGTCAGGGCCAAAATCACGTGGAGAGGATCAGGACCTTTGCAGCGCTGTCCGACGATCCTCTCCCATTTTTGACCAGTGGCAATCGGTCGAGTCACGTCTCCAGTCGCCGACGGTTCCGTAGCACCAACAGCTGCCTTTGCTCGCTCAGTGTCTTAGGtcaccgtcgccgtcgtcacgcATCAGTCGTCTTCGGCACCTGCACATCGTCGATGCGCACAACATCGCGCACTAGCCGCTCGCCGTCAAATCACCTCATTGCTCCCGTGGCCGTCGCAGTCAGGACCTCACCCGCCGTCATGATGGTCGTCACCCGCGAGCAAACGCGCTGGCCATTGCACTCGTCCGCCTGCGGGATGTGCCGCGAGAACGTATAGAGGTGACCAGTAGCCTTATTATTGCTTTAAGCACCTCGCCATCAGGTACCACTCCCCCTGCTTAATGTGTCTTGTCTggtgtccccccccccccattaggCCACTTTGtgccatttatttattatgatataaaaatgatgaaaaatgataaaaaaaatgataaaaatgtaaaaaaaaggcCACTTTAAgccatttgtatatttttaaaatttgtatattctatagttaacatttttcaaaattaggcCATTTTGAGCCGTCAATCCATTGACACTTTTGATTGTACTTCAgactttaaaaagtattttaaaaaattacatttgtttgttaataacttaatacacaataaaattgtctattctaaaacaaaatattgttactttTTTACGTATTAgagtgtatttgtatatttatttatttcaacagaataatgGGCTCCACTGGACATGCCCTTGTGAGGACCAATGCAAATTATTAACTACTATAGCAATGTTTTTGTCACGCatcaaatatatcaataaaatattataataatgatacctaaccccaaaaggtgatgacacacaaataataataaagcaggtaagtggaagtcactctgctgtacagttggttacAAGTGGCCTAAATGGGTCAATGTAATCgatggtgtaaaatttgaattcaatgatataaatcattgtatacgaaaaacgattctgagtgaagactgcctgtcagcctataatattactaagtaggtatattttatggtattattgtgattaaagtaattcattTCCGTATTAGGCTTTAGTAAATATCTACTAAAgtgggttaaattaatttttgtcaaaaaaattacatttgaaaatgtcaatgtgtacacttataaaatatattaatatattctaaattacaaaaatttttacaaattttagtcAGTGCTTTGCTTCTCCTACCAACAACTTACTACTTAGTATTAAAGTTGTTCTGAACTCGCCAATCACATCATTCACAAAGCACAAAGCGAGATTGTTCTCTTTTGAGACAGAGTATagatggtattataataatggtacaaAATTAATGAACATTAAACAGCCAATGGCCCTCGGCCCCTCGCATATGAAgcatattattcataatgaaaaaaatgtatacaacagaAAAGtcattttctattttacaataactattttctgtttattatacataattaattctaTTTGTTATTTACAACAGGTATTTCTGTATGTATTCGTATTCCACACATTGACTTAATTTCATCTTTTAAAAcctgaaacaaataatataaaaattactttttttaattaacacctattgtaaattgttgcattaaatgtattaagttcaaaatatataagaattaaatgtataagtatattgatgtgacacaatattgaatatattaaatactataatattacaaactttTCAAttggttaataatttattctatatgattataaattataattaataataggctCATAAACAGAATAGATAAAGGGTTCAATCCttcgaaatatttcaaaaacatttttttttttttagattttgagcgaagcgatgaatgtattgattttacaatgatgtgtgttttttttttatttttttttttgtgtctgtcatcaccttttaggacagtaaaagtgcttggattttcttcaacagtaacttttctgataggaaagtgaatctagtattaaataatatgacaaaatgtgcgttttttataatgattttaatataatatttattaaattttaattattaagggaaattatacagatatattataacctattatacagaaaaaccaggaatttttataggtacttcacatagtttgttttaagaaatttattacgggtcgacatttttacagtcggcataaattataatatttcagtcgACAAATGCTTGATCTCATGTGGCGTAGTgaacaatatttaatgtttctcatttattcaatgattataatacacGGTAGCTGTTTGTGGAAACAAGTACGACGATTAGAAAGTTTAGAAAGTTTTGagcagtttatttaaattatttttccaaatgtaTATGGGGCATGGGGGCCAGTTAAGCCGGGGCTCGGGATTCGATTGAATCCCGGTATCAATTACCAGTCTGAAACTGCATGgacgtaatttatacatattgagattttcataacaataatttgtgAATGCAGTTCGATAAGAAACAaagactttataaattatacgataatatcgtttgttataataatatattatctggtttaattgtttaaacatcaaaacataacatgatataaattatacatgacTACGGCTTACATATAAACAAAGtgctcataatatttttttgaaagttgAACCTTCATTTTGTTGAACCTTCgctgaaaaatatattgcttaataGAATTTTCGTACAGAATATCGTTTTCTTGCATTAATTTAGCTGCAATGTCATTCTTTTTATCAAGATGGACTACCCCAACCACCAATAAACGTGATCCAAGAAATATGGTAGAAGTCTTGGAggtaaacaaaatatgatacatattatgtagattaatattataataatgaaatagctCGGCGTATCTTACCTTCTTAGCGTAGCCAAGTTAGAGGCAAGCTGCAGGTTGAACGGATACGAGGGTGATTACATttctttaaatatgtattataatatattatgattcagtattaaataaaaaaattatttattttttgttcaaatagtaggtactttccgtattttataatttgtaagttgtaagttgtaatacaaactaaatagtacatattatattattaaagtacttatttatattaataggacGAAACTGATGAGTTTTTCTATGAAGAAACTAGAAATTCTACTAGAAATGAAAGCTTAAATAAAACGACACAAACGAAATCAATAGAAGGTTATATAGTCTTgcacataattaaattatattgttgagtattatttttcaaatatttcatataattccATTCTTTCTAGAACTGTCTATGAACGCTGTAGATAAAAAGGCATTCAAAGATATACAAGTATGAAACGAATAACGACTTAAGAACAATCGAATAATATCGCGGTACTGATAAAcggttttgatttgattttcagCATGATTTCAAAGTATGTGAAATGAATTGCCTGGCATTAAAACATCACGTGGCCGACGCCATATACACCTTACAACAAACAGTCGACGAGCAGCGCCTATCTTTCAACAGCTTGAGATAGGAAGTATCTCAcgttaaaaaagatttaaaccATTTGATTGAAAGCGTCGACCAGATGAAAAACGCAGAGACGACGTCCGccgaaagtaatattatataatatatcgacctGACTATATCCATAACAGTGTAACACATAAGTCGTTTCCGTTCGTTTAGGAAACGCAGAAAACTCAGAGGAAAAAACAGACGGCTGCAAGCTTCGCAGACTGAAAATACGGGTCTCAATTCTCGaaagtaaaatatagaaaaatatcggttaatagataataaaaattactaatgcCGTGTGCCCGTGTAGGAGATGTGACAAAAAACTCATCAGAAATTGTTGGAATGAACAACACGATGATGTTACGGGGCTTGGTCTCGGGCGCGACGGCCGCTGCTGCTATGACGTCAGCTGGGAAAAACACGCCGAATGCGTTATGCCACCAACCTACCGCGCCGACGTCCGGCTTTACACCAGCTTCGGGGCCGCCACCGGCACTTCCGGTCCCGAGGCCACCACTCTCTCATCCTGCGTATTTCGGGCCACCTCCGCCGATGACGACCGGAACGGCGGTGTTCCCCAGTAACCCCGTGCAGAAGCCGCGCACTCCCGAGGTGGCCGGAGCTCGGGGAGCCGTGAGGAAAGCGGTGAAAACCTTCTGCTGCCGTATACCCAAAATTGAGGATTTTTTCAGCGATGGTATTTTGCGccaatttaattacttataatttgcaccaccaataggtacatttaagcgcgtatgtaatttgcgccaaaatacaacaattaaacaTGTACTTTGCGCCAcctctaaatattaattttggtaatttgcaCTACGACGGAAAACGAAATGGAATATGTAATCTGCAACACactttcaattttaattgttgtaatTTACCAGCAGGTAAATTTACTGCCATCGCATCGAAAATACGATAATACCAATGCTTGctggacataatataattgttgtgttctactaataatataagtagagGAGAGATCGAATACGTCTAATCTAATAAAAActatcaattttcaaaatatcgaataatattGAACAGCAGTATATCCAAGCCTgggcataaaataattaaaaagttatagttaagttaaaagttaaatttaaatttaatcacaaATGTACAGTtattaagaacataatattatcattaaatattttcgccataaataagttatttcttaattaaaatcaattggGTTATGCTCATATATTGGTTATTTCCTGTGTCcaacaatatttatgatttttattattttaaaccatatttataaatatattaataaaataataataatacttaacttaagttaataagttaattgaaaatgttcatataacttttaacttaaatgaaaaataaaaaattaaaattaggttaactgttaactttaaaCTTCTTTAAATGTTTACTATCAATTAAACTTAACTCAGTAAAAAACTATCATGAACTTACCCAGGCttgagtatattatgatatttacagtagtcaaatattaaaaatatgtttatttaattaacatagAGTACGTATActtagtacttattatattaatataatacttagtattgtctccgttgtaatattatgtaaaacttaATACGTCTCTTTGTTTTCAGAGATCCCATATGCTGTGAAGTCCATTGTCTTCATGATTTTACTTGTGATAGTCGTTCatctggaaaataataaaataagtgagTTTTCCCAACCGTTCTAAGGagacgaaataaataaattaaataaaaaattagattaccAGAGGCAACTTGGATATTGCAAAGAGATAGACGGTTTTAAGTGTGAAAACGGCGGAATCAGGATGTACACCGAGGAAAATGGATTATCGTGCTGGTGCACTTCAGACTACGTCGGCGAACGCTGCCGTGAGTTTTATAGCGCAgtggtttattaaattatatattattattatacattcggGTAGGTTTGTTATATTATCGCAACATTTGTATCGATAATTTTACTGATTTACTGGGTATCGAAtagaaaactaataaatatcgttacctacaaaatattgcaacaaagtaggtacctatatattggtaaaaaaatatagtaaatattaatattaaactctgTGGCCTGTAAGGATGGCAAAAATTACACTCGAAAACCTACACAACAAAAAACCAATCatgaaatacgtaaaaaaaaaagcgtTAAGAATCttagcaaattatttatttaatgttaatataatatattatacgcatataaaaataaaagaataaaaaaaatgtacagtttatttattactttagcAATTACAATTGATAAACTATGAAAGCcccattaatttttttgttaaatctgCTAAAATATCGATTGCTTTTTCTTGCCTAGAACTAGAATTCGTGACTGAGTCAGGTGgcgtaactataaaattaatattggacCGTGTCCCAGTTTATCTTAACAAGATAAATTTGGCGATGTATAGATAATTCGAATagataattttactaatatgatataatataatgcttaaTAGTAGTGTAAACcttaattatatttgtcataacatttttttcccaATCTCAGAGGAACCTGTGTCGTTTATATCACGTGCAGTAACACTGTTTCGCTTTGGACACTTGGACATCAGTAGAGGCAGGCCAACGATGTGGTGGAGCATTTTACCGTTCACTTCGGGACGCCAGCTAAAAAGCAATTATGCTTGTAAGTTacagttacaatattataacaagttcaggttattttcatttaatgaaatatatagacAGTAAATCCTTCCTTAATGAACACTACCCCGCCCCTCCTTCTAAATagctcagttttttttttggaacaagAAGTGGACAACTATTTTTCAGGGGGTTCACTGtacttatgtaatattatatatactaagtggcaaggctgggcattaacgagttaaaagttaaaattaagttaaaacgttaagttaattaactcgttacttttttttccaaattaacttttaacttaaaaagtcacttttttatcaagattaacgtgttaactttaagttaattttatttcaaaagtatctaaattaagttaattttcgtccgaagagtaatgcaaatttttgaatgggtttttgctttgatgtatcatttttaatttccccagtaatttttttgagcgcaaagaaaaactatctaataaaccatattatgtgtctggaattttttatttttgcaaattagtaaattttatctttacactaagttaagttacgtttttttcaaagttaactcttaacttaatgagttaacgaaaaaaattacgagtaacttttaacttaacgagcTAAGTGGTTGccctttaaattattaaaattttaatatagtatgatattatattttaacaaccgaaattaaaaacaaaaccctACAGGAActcgatataatttttaaatattatatattatgattagcgacattttttaatgtttgtatacatttcagtaattgtacattttataacattgtCCACTTTGTTAATATTGGTTCTTTTCCAAAACTAGGGTTTACAATCATTAATCTagaaaataattctatattatctTCACGAAATGTACCTAATTAACGCTGTTCTGTAACTTTTAATGCGTAAGTAATTAAACAAGATCTATAATTTAGCTTGCAGTGATTGATTGAGTGTATTAATAagctaaaatatgttttatagattttttcagttttacgtatacatgttatataataatattaaccgtACTATAATagcatgatatatatatatatatatatatatttgattagtCCATCAAACAGTTGTGAAAAGATTAGAAAACGTGTTCGTTGGTGCCAAGAACAGTGTATATTCCGCCAGAATATTGCCTCCAGCATGTCCACTGGAATGTTGTGCAAACGACAGTAAATATTTATGCctcactactatattatatattatcattattttattataataatataaaataaaatacatattcgCAAAAACGATGTAAAACTGCGTATTGTCTGTTATTGACGAAAATGTATCGTCGTATTGTAACGCGCAGTTATTAACACTGGGTTAAAAggaaattcagaaaaattaattttttcagaaaGTTTACCGCCGGTGAAAACAGTGTACAACAAAATCCTTAGACGGAATTCCGGTCAATCCATACCGGATCGGGAGT encodes:
- the LOC132945637 gene encoding uncharacterized protein LOC132945637; translated protein: MSFFLSRWTTPTTNKRDPRNMVEVLEDETDEFFYEETRNSTRNESLNKTTQTKSIEELSMNAVDKKAFKDIQRRPDEKRRDDVRRKKRRKLRGKNRRLQASQTENTGLNSRKRCDKKLIRNCWNEQHDDVTGLGLGRDGRCCYDVSWEKHAECVMPPTYRADVRLYTSFGAATGTSGPEATTLSSCVFRATSADDDRNGGVPQ